In Quercus robur chromosome 10, dhQueRobu3.1, whole genome shotgun sequence, a genomic segment contains:
- the LOC126704035 gene encoding uncharacterized protein LOC126704035 has protein sequence MCKPYNRKAAKNTLRKAWGLDKELQISEVDSNLFQFKFQSDYELERILKGGLWTFDNQLLMLTRWRIGISANNVVLEHASLWVQIWGVPFDMMSPTVAMKIGKKMGVVEDVERRRRTDDQNLFLWVRVALLISKPLRRGGFLLGLDGRRHWVDYKYERLPLFCHYCGILGHDIRHCPPHFEASK, from the coding sequence ATGTGTAAACCCTATAATCGCAAGGCAGCAAAAAACACGTTACGAAAAGCATGGGGACTAGACAAAGAACTGCAGATTTCAGAGGTGGACTCCAACCTCTTTCAATTCAAGTTCCAATCTGACTATGAACTTGAACGGATTCTGAAGGGAGGGCTGTGGACTTTCGACAACCAACTCTTGATGCTTACTCGGTGGAGAATAGGGATAAGTGCTAATAATGTAGTTTTGGAGCATGCATCACTGTGGGTGCAAATATGGGGAGTGCCGTTTGACATGATGTCTCCAACGGTGGCGATGAAGATTGGAAAAAAGATGGGAGTGGTGGAGGATGTGGAACGACGAAGACGGACAGATGATCAGAATTTATTCCTATGGGTAAGGGTtgccttactcatatccaaACCTCTCCGTAGAGGTGGTTTCTTGTTGGGATTGGATGGGAGAAGGCATTGGGTAGATTATAAGTATGAAAGGTTACCATTGTTTTGTCATTACTGTGGGATCCTTGGGCATGATATTCGTCACTGCCCACCTCACTTTGAAGCTTCAAAATAG